From the Triticum urartu cultivar G1812 chromosome 4, Tu2.1, whole genome shotgun sequence genome, the window TACTAgaagggttttggttttttggatAAGCCATAATTTGTGGGACGGACGGAAAAGTCGTCGTGCTTGCTCTGGCCCGTGGGCCGTGGAGCCGTCCGTTGACTGGGCAGCCAGCGGGCTGCGAGCTCGTGCGGGCCCCACCGAAGGATCCTGGCTGGAGGTGACGTGGCCTGATCTGGCCGCTCGGCTGCGTTTGAAATTTCTTAGCCGAGTGGGCTTCCCTCCCTATATATACCCCGGGGACTCGGAGCCTTGTGTCCCATCTCCAATCCCCCTCCTCTTGCTCTCCTCGTGTGCTTCTGTGGAGAAACACTCGCTGCTTGTCTAGCTTCCATTATATCGGCGTAGCTTGACCGGCCGGCTTGCGGAGATGCCGGGCGGAGGGTTCGCCGTGTCGGCGCCTTCCGGCGTGGAGTTCGAGGCCAAGATCACGCCCATCGTCATCATCTCCTGCATCATGGCGGCCACCGGCGGCCTCATGTTCGGCTACGACGTCGGCATCTCAGGTAACCCCATACTCCACATGTCCATCCACTTCTTCTTGCGATCGATCGTCTCCGCCCATGCATGTGCTTGCGTTGCGTACGTGCTCCCGTGGTAGCTCTGGGAAATCATGTCAAATCCGCCTTACATGCATGGTTTAGTGATCCGTAACGTCGCCGTCCGCGCGTATGTTCATCCGTGCGCTCCCATGATCCCATTGGAGCCAGCATGGAAGAGAGGAGTTTATTTGACTCCATGGATATGGATTTGGATATGGTGTTTACTTGTGGCGGCCGTCTCTCGTCTTCCTCATATGACGAGGCAGATAACCACAGATAATTGGAAGGAAGTTGGTGCAATTGATCCTCCTCATTAACTACCACGCACCGGCCAGCTGATAATTCAAACTCTTTCCGATTTACTCCATTGTGAACACTATCCAGTTTTCCGGCCAGGATCATATATACTCGCCCTGTCTGATTCTGTGATTGTCTGATTGATACCCCGTATATATAAGAACTAATATTATATTAGTACTGTATTTGGAACAAAATATATAAGTGCTGCCATCTTGCCACCTACTTTGATAGGCTGTTAAGTCAACCCATTTGTACACCTCCAGATCACGTCTGATTCAACAAAGCTGTCTTTTGTGTCGACACGTTGCCTTTTGGTTTAGCGTAGTATTACATGAATTCTTACTAAAACTTTTTTTGCGAGATGAATTCTTACTAAAACTAATTAAGAAAATCTTATCCATTTCTTTCGCAGCGTCCGGCTTGATTAGCAACCAGTTCTAAGGTCTAAAAACTGTTTGTTTTTGCAGGCGGAGTGACATCGATGGACGATTTCCTGCGCGAGTTCTTCCCGGCGGTGCTGCGCCGGAAGAACCAGGACAAGGAGAGCAACTACTGCAAGTACGACAACCAGGGCCTGCAGCTCTTCACCTCGTCGCTCTACCTCGCCGGCCTCACCGCCACCTTCTTCGCCTCCTACACCACCCGCCGCCTCGGCCGCCGCCTCACCATGCTCATCGCCGGCGTCTTCTTCATCATCGGCGTCATCTTCAACGGGGCCGCGCAGAACCTCGCCATGCTCATCGTCGGCAGGATCCTGCTCGGCTGCGGCGTCGGCTTCGCCAACCAGGTCAGCACAAATTTCCACCAGCTTCAGAATTGTTTATCTTTCAATATCAGTAAGCAAGATTACGTACGTTTAGGCAGCAACATTTGATAGTATGTACGTACTCCTGGGTCACTTAAGTCAAACGGTCTCGGTAGAAACCGAAGTCAAACATGTAAAGCTAGCGGTGGCTGGTTTGAGAAAATGCGCGAGACATAATTTTCTGCGTCTACGAAAATGACGTAACCCGTGCGCAGTTTCTTCCTTGTTTGCTGGCAATCAGTCACCGTCCATGTCCACGGTAGTGTCAAAGAATCTTTGGACCAAACTAAACCTACTGGTCCTACCATTTTTTTTTACGTCCAGATTAATGCTCTAAATATAAAATATTGTTGTATTTTATACTGTACGTGCTAGCTGCAGTATGTAGGTACGTCGTATCCCTCTCGTGTTTCCCGGAATTTAGGGGTCAAATGTAGAAGCCATGTGACGGTGCATGACTCGTGTTGGCGCACGAGGACACCTTCCATTGGTGGCATGGATATCATCGATCGCCTCTCGCGATAAACTTCTTAAGTTCCAAGATTCCGATGCTGGCCGCGACCCCGAGCTTAGAAATTACTGGACCGAACGGTAGGAGAAGTTTGGGCCAACCAACAGGTGATAGGTGTACGCTTGCAGCTTATCTTCCTTGGTTTCTCTTTGGTTTTTACTGGTCGTTCTTCTGCTGGCGTGGTTGCATGCCCTTGTCCAAGTTGCTATCAACTTGGACTAGTTGTAGAATATACTAACACAGCGGCGTTGGATTCTTCCGTTTTTGGCTGTCGAAACTTTTGATTTTAGTAGTCGCAAGCTTTGGTTGTTCGCGCGTAGGCCACACGGGTCGCGATATGAAGCGGGCCTAGCTGATCGAGTAGTTGTACATAAACTTTTGGCCAGAATTGTAACTTGGATGCTTGACTTGGAGGTGCACTTCGCTTGGATTCTTCTGGTTCCGTCCTTGTCGAACACTGGGAAAAAACGATGCGTCTATGGAGTATGGACTCTAGACCTCAGAGGGGGGAGATTTCCCGATTGAGAATGCAAAGAATTTGTGCACTAGTGATGCGTTAGATTACAAGAAATCATGGAGCAACGCACTGATTGGGCATCAGTTTGCAAATTATGCACACACTAACGTACAAAAATAATAACATAACGTACCTTGTGTATAATTTAAAGGCGTCTAGTAGACTCAATTATACGAAGCaggcaagacaacatgcatgtgTGGAGTAGTAGATCATTAGTCCAACAATATTTTATTAAGAGATCCCGATGGTGATAGGTTGGTGCGGTCCTGACACTTTATTTGTACGGTCACTGATTCTTTTTCTTGACAGCAGGAAAGCATGCTAGGTCATGTGTTTTAGCAGTCACACGCtagttttttttttgaggaaagtCACACGCTAGTAATGTCccaagaaaaggaaaaaaaatggAAGAGAACCTTCTGGGCCCAATGGGCCTCGTTAAGGCCATCTGCATTTGATGACCCATTTCGTGATTTCACGTTTCTGAATTTCATCTTTATGCATCTCTAACGAAACGAACTGTGGTTTATGCAGGCCGTTCCCCTGTTCCTGTCGGAGATCGCGCCGACGAGGATCCGCGGCGGGCTGAACATCCTGTTCCAGCTGAACGTGACCATCGGCATCCTGTTCGCGAACCTGGTGAACTACGGCACGAGCAAGATCCACCCGTGGGGCTGGCGGCTGTCGCTGTCGCTGGCCGGCATCCCGGCGGCGATGCTCACCCTGGGCGCGCTCTTCGTCACCGACACCCCCAACAGCCTCATCGAGCGCGGCCACCTGGAGGAGGGCAAGGCGGTGCTCAAGCGCATCCGCGGCACCGACAACGTGGAGCCGGAGTTCAACGAGATCGTGGAGGCCAGCCGGATCGCGCAGGAGGTGAAGCACCCGTTCCGCAACCTGCTCCAGCGCCGGAACCGCCCCCAGCTGGTCATCGCCGTGCTCCTCCAGATCTTCCAGCAGTTCACGGGCATCAACGC encodes:
- the LOC125552485 gene encoding sugar transport protein MST4, which translates into the protein MPGGGFAVSAPSGVEFEAKITPIVIISCIMAATGGLMFGYDVGISGGVTSMDDFLREFFPAVLRRKNQDKESNYCKYDNQGLQLFTSSLYLAGLTATFFASYTTRRLGRRLTMLIAGVFFIIGVIFNGAAQNLAMLIVGRILLGCGVGFANQAVPLFLSEIAPTRIRGGLNILFQLNVTIGILFANLVNYGTSKIHPWGWRLSLSLAGIPAAMLTLGALFVTDTPNSLIERGHLEEGKAVLKRIRGTDNVEPEFNEIVEASRIAQEVKHPFRNLLQRRNRPQLVIAVLLQIFQQFTGINAIMFYAPVLFNTLGFKSDASLYSAVITGAVNVLATLVSVYAVDRAGRRALLLEAGVQMFLSQVVIAVVLGIKVTDRSDNLGHGWAILVVVMVCTYVASFAWSWGPLGWLIPSETFPLETRSAGQSVTVCVNLLFTFLIAQAFLSMLCHLKFAIFIFFSAWVLVMSVFVLFFLPETKNVPIEEMTDKVWKQHWFWKRYMDDDDHHHHNIANGKNATV